TCGTCGGCATCGTGCCCGAGTCAACCGCGCTGGCAAAGATTCCCAACATCTTCCTGACCACCGAAGGCCTACAGCAGTTGGCATACAACGGACAGCCGACAATCAGTTCGATCGGGATCGACGGGATGCCCCGACAGCTCCCGGACGGCTATCAGACCGTCAATCGAGCGGATGCTGTCAGCGATCTGATGCGCCCGTTGAAGGTCGCGGTGGATGCGATCACGGTTGTGGCGGTCTTGCTGTGGATCGTTGCGGCGTTGATCGTCGGCTCGGTGGTCTACCTCTCTGCGTTGGAGCGGCTGCGTGACTTTGCGGTGTTCAAGGCGATCGGCGTGCCGACGCGCTCGATTCTGGCCGGGCTGGCGCTGCAGGCGGTCGTCGTCGCGCTGCTCGCGGCGGTGGTTGGCGGCATCCTTTCGCTGCTGTTGGCGCCGTTGTTCCCGATGACTGTCGTGGTACCCCTGAGTGCCTTCGTGGCGCTACCGGCGATCGCGACTGTGATCGGTCTGCTGGCCAGCGTCGCAGGACTGCGGCGCGTGGTGGCGATCGATCCGGCACTAGCGTTCGGAGGTCCCTAGCCATGGGCGGCCTAACCATTTCCGACCTGGTCGTCGAGTATTCCAGCGGCGGGTACGCCGTGCGGCCGATCGACGGGTTAAGCCTCGACGTGGCGCCGGGGTCGCTGGTGATCTTGCTTGGGCCCAGCGGCTGCGGGAAGACGACCCTCTTGTCCTGCCTCGGCGGCATCCTGCGCCCGAAGTCCGGCTCAATCAAGTTTGACGATGTCGACATCACGACGCTGGAGGGCGCCGCGCTGGCGAAGTATCGGCGTGACAAGGTAGGGATCGTCTTCCAGGCGTTCAACCTGGTCTCGAGCCTTACCGCCCTGGAGAACGTGATGGTCCCGCTGCGCGCGGCCGGCGTGTCACGAGCGGCCGCGCGTAAGCGTGCCGAGGACCTGCTGATCCGAGTCAATCTCGGCGAACGAATGAAACACCGCCCGGGTGACATGAGCGGCGGCCAGCAGCAACGCGTCGCGGTCGCCCGCGCGATCGCGCTGGACCCGCAATTGATCCTTGCCGACGAACCGACCGCGCACCTGGACTTCATCCAGGTGGAGGAGGTGCTGCGGCTGATCCGCTCGCTAGCGCAGGGCGACCGTGTGGTGGTGGTCGCGACCCACGACAGCCGGATGCTGCCGCTGGCCGATCGCGTCCTTGAGCTGATGCCGGCGCAGGTGTCGCCGAATCAGCCACCCGAAACGGTGCACGTGAAAGCCGGCGAGGTGCTGTTCGAGCAGTCCACAATGGGCGATCTGATCTACGTGGTGTCCGAGGGCGAGTTCGAGATTGTGCGCGAATTGGCCGACGGCGGTGAGGAATTGGTCAAAACCGCCGCGCCTGGGGACTACTTCGGTGAAATCGGCGTGCTGTTTCACCTGCCACGCTCGGCAACGGTACGGGCTCGCAGCGACGCGACAGCCGTCGGTTATACGGCGCAGGCGTTTCGGGAGCGGCTGGGTGTGACGCGGGTGGCCGACCTGATTGAGCACCGCGAGCTTGCCAGCGAATAGTTCGGCACCAAGTCGCGATCCCTGAGGGTTGCGATGGGCGCGGCGCCGCCGCTGAATCGACCGCCCCCCACTGAGCCGCCGTGGAATACTCGATGAATCCTGCGGGCGTGTCCGCACTGCGTGTGGCTATGGAGTTGGGGAACATGTTGCTTGGGATAAGAACGTGAATGAGGGACCGCTCTTCACAATGTCAGGCACTGCCGTGAGAAGTCCGCTACTCGATCGGGTGTATGTGAGCAGTCCTGGCATGGGCCGAGATGCCAAGAGCCGCATCTCATGACCACCGCGCGACGACGGCCCAAGCGGCGTGGTACCGATGCGCGAACCGCGCTGCGCAACGTTCCGATACTCGCCGATATCGACGACGAACAGCTCGAACGACTCGCAACCACCGTAGAACGCCGCCACGTGCCCGCTAACCAGTGGCTCTTTCATGCCGGAGAACCAGCGGACTCCATCTATATCGTCGACTCGGGGCGGTTCGTCGCTGTTGCCCCAGAGGGACACGTATTTGCTGAGATGGCATCCGGCGACTCGATCGGAGACCTGGGGGTGATCGCCGGGGCTGCCCGCTCAGCGGGAGTGCGAGCTCTGCGAGACGGCGTGGTGTGGAGGATCGCCGCGGAGACGTTTACCGACATGCTCGAGGCAACCCCGCTACTGCAATCGGCGATGCTGCGAGCGATGGCGAGAATGCTACGCCAGTCACGACCCGCCAAGACGGCTCGGCGTCCGCGGGTCATCGGCGTGGTATCGAACGGGGACACCGCCGCGGCCCCGATGGTCGACGCGATCGCTACTTCACTGGACTCGCACGGTCGAACTGCCGTGATTGCGCCGCCCGTCGAAACCACCTCCGCCGTTCAGGAGTACGACGAGCTCGTCGAGGCGTTCAGCGAAACCCTCGATCGCGCGGAGCGAAGCAACGATTGGGTCTTGGTGGTCGCCGACCGAGGCGCCGGCGACCTGTGGCGGCACTACGTTAGCGCGCAAAGCGACCGACTCGTGGTCCTGGTGGATCAACGGTATCCGCCGGATGCGGTCGATTCGCTTGCTACCCAACGGCCAGTGCACCTGATCACATGTCTGGCAGAACCGGATCCAAGTTGGTGGGATCGGTTGGCGCCGGTTTCGCATCATCCGGCCAACTCCGACGGCTTCGGTGCCCTTGCTCGCAGAATCGCCGGCCGATCGCTCGGCCTGGTGATGGCCGGTGGCGGAGCCCGGGGACTGGCGCATTTCGGTGTTTACCAAGAGCTCACCGAAGCCGGCGTCGTCATCGATCGGTTTGGCGGAACAAGTTCGGGTGCAATCGCTTCCGCAGCGTTCGCGCTGGGGATGGACGCCGGGGATGCGATCGCCGCGGCGCGAGAGTTCATCGCAGGAAGCGACCCACTCGGCGACTACACGATCCCAATATCCGCCCTCACGCGAGGTGGACGCGTCGATCGTCTGGTGCAGGGATTCTTCGGCAACACGTTGATCGAACATCTGCCCAGAGGGTTCTTCTCCGTCTCCGCCGACATGATCACCGGCGATCAGATCATCCATCGGCGGGGATCCGTCTCGGGCGCCGTGCGCGCATCGATCTCGATCCCCGGTCTCATCCCGCCAGTGCACAATGGCGAGCAGCTGCTCGTCGACGGTGGGCTGTTGAACAATCTGCCGGCCAACGTGATGTGCGCCGATACCGATGGCGAAGTCATCTGCGTCGACCTCCGCCGAACGTTCGTGCCGTCGAAGGGCTTTGGCCTGCTGCCGCCAATCGTTACGCCGCCCGGGCTCCTCCGGCGGCTTTTGACCGGCACGGATAACGCGCTACCACCGCTGCAAGAGACGTTGCTGCGCGCCTTCGACCTTGCCGCCTCCACCGCAAACCTGCGCGAGCTTCCTCGCGTTGCGGCCATCATCGAGCCCGACGTGTCGAAGATCGGAGTGTTGAACTTCAAGCAGATTGATGCCGCCCTAGAGGCTGGGCGGATGGCAGCCCGTGCGGCTTTGCAAGCACAGCCGGACCTGGTGCGCTGAACCCGACCAAGTGCCGCTACGGCCCACTCAGGTGTCCGGCACCGGGCGTACGCGCTGCGCCGGGCGGTCCGGTGTGATCTCATCAGCAGCTATGAGCATCAAAGTTGCGCTGGAGCACCGCACCAGCTACACCTTTGACCGGCTGGTGCGGGTGTATCCGCACATCGTGCGGCTACGCCCGGCGCCGCACTCCCGCACCTCCATCGAAGCCTACTCGCTGCGCATCGAGCCCGCCGACCACTTCATCAACTGGCAGCAGGACGCGCTGGGCAACTTTCTGGCGCGGCTGGTCTTTCCGAATCCCATGCGCCAACTGCGTATTACCGTCGGGCTTATCGCCGACCTCAAGGTGATCAACCCCTTCGACTTCTTTATCGAGGACTGGGCCGAGATATGGCCCTGCGCAGGGATGGCCTACCCCAAGGCGCTCGCCGATGACCTGAGGCCGTACTTGCGGCCGGTCGACGAAGACGGCGACGGTTCGGGCCCCGGCGAGCTCACGCAGGCCTGGGTGCGCAACTTCACGGTGCCCGATGGCACCCGCACCATCGACTTCTTGGTCGCACTCAACCGCGCGATCAACGCCGACGTCGGCTACTGCGTGCGCATGGAGCCCGGAGTTCAGACACCGGATTTCACGCTGCGCACCGGCGTCGGCTCGTGCCGGGACTCGGCGTGGCTGCTGGTCTCGATCCTGCGTCAGTTCGGGCTGGCCGCCCGGTTCGTGTCCGGCTACCTGGTTCAGCTGGCATCCGACATCGAAGCGCTCGACGGGCCGTCGGGGCCCGCCGCCGACTTCACCGACCTGCACGCGTGGGCCGAGGCATACATCCCGGGTGCCGGCTGGATCGGGCTGGACCCGACGTCGGGGCTGTTGGCCGGCGAGGGCCACATTCCGCTGGCGGCTACGCCCCACCCCGCCAGCGCGGCACCCATCAGCGGCGGCACCGACGTGTGCGACACCGTGCTGGAGTTCTCCAACACCGTCACCCGCGTACACGAAGACCCACGTGTCACGTTGCCCTACACCGACGAGTCCTGGAAGACCATCTGTGAGGTGGGCCAGCGCGTCGATGAGCGGCTGGCCGCCGCCGACGTCCGGCTGACCGTCGGCGGCGAACCGACGTTCGTGTCGGTGGATAACCAGGTCGCCGAAGAGTGGCGGACGGCGGCCGACGGCCCACACAAACGCGAACGGGCATCCGACCTGGCCGCCCGCTTGAAGGCGGTGTGGGCCCCGCAGGGACTCATCCACCGCGGTCAGGGCAGGTGGTATCCCGGAGAGCCGTTGCCGCGCTGGCAGATTGCGCTGTATTGGCGCACCGACGGGCGGCCGCTGTGGACCAACGACGCGCTGTTGGCCGACCCCTGGGGCGCCCCGCCCGCCGACCCCGTCGACGACGACGCGGCCTACCGGGTGCTCGCCGGGATCGCCGACGGCTTGGGGCTGCCGATCTCGCAGGTGCGGCCCGCCTACGAAGACCCGTTGAGCCGGCTGGCTGCGGCCGTGCGAATGCCAGCCGGCGACCCGGTGGAATCCGGTGACGACCTCGGCTGCGACACCAACCCCGACACCCCCACCGGCCGCGCCGCGCTGCTGGCGCGCCTCGATGAGGCCATCACCTCTCCGGCTGCGTACGTGCTGCCGCTGCACCGCCGCGACGACGGGCAAGGCTGGGCCAGCGCGAACTGGCGGCTGCGCCGCGGTCGCATCGTGTTGCTCGAAGGGGATTCGCCGGCGGGCCTGCGGCTGCCGCTGGATTCGATCAGCTGGCGCCCACCCCGGGCATCGTTTGACGCCGACCCGGTAGCTGTGCGATCCACATTGCCGGCGGAGCTCCACACCGACCGGGCCGTAGTGGAGGATCCCGAGACGGCTCCGACCACCGCGTTGGTCGCCGAGGTCCGGGGTGGGCTGGTGCACATCTTCTTGCCGCCCACCGACGCGCTCGAGCACTTCATCGACCTTGTCGCCCGAGTCGAGGCCGCGGCGACGACGGCCAACTGCCCGGTGGTGATCGAGGGCTACGGCCCACCCCCGGACCCGCGGCTGACGTCCACCACAATCACCCCCGACCCCGGCGTCATCGAGGTCAACATCGCGCCCACCGCCTCTTTTGCAGAACAACGGCAACAGCTGGAAACCCTGTATCAACAAGCGCGCCTGGCCCGACTCACCACCGAAGCGTTCGACGTCGACGGCACGCACGGCGGCACCGGCGGCGGCAACCACATCACGCTTGGCGGCGTCACACCCGCGGACTCACCGCTGCTGCGCCGGCCCGACCTGCTGGTTTCACTGCTGACCTACTGGCAGCGACACCCGTCGTTGTCCTACTTGTTCGCCGGGCGTTTCGTCGGCACCACGTCACAGGCGCCCCGGGTTGACGAGGGCCGCGCCGAGGCGCTCTACGAACTCGAGATCGCGTTCGCCGAGATCCTCCGGCTGTCGCCGTCGTCCGGGGGCGGCCGGCCCCAACCGTGGGTGACCGACCGCGCGCTGCGGCACCTGCTCACCGACATCACCGGCAACACCCATCGCGCCGAATTCTGCATCGACAAGCTCTACAGCCCCGACAGCGCCCGGGGCAGGCTCGGCCTGCTGGAGCTCCGCGGGTTCGAGATGCCGCCGCACCTGCACATGGCGATGGTGCAGTCGCTGCTGGTGCGCTCGCTGGTGGCGTGGTTCTGGGACCAACCGCTGCGCGCCCCGCTGATCCGCCACGGCGCCAACTTGCACGGTCGATATCTATTGCCGCACTTCTTGATTCATGACATCGCCGACGTCGCAGCCGACCTGCGCGCGCACGGCATCGCGTTCGAGACTAGCTGGCTGGACCCGTTCACCGAGTTCCGCTTCCCGCGCATCGGCACCGCCGTATTCGACGGCATTGAGATCGAGCTGCGCGGGGCCATCGAGCCATGGCACACCCTTGGCGAGGAGGCCACCGCGGCAGGCACCGCGCGCTATGTCGACTCGTCGGTCGAGCGCATCCAGGTCCGCATCATCGGCGCCGACCGGCACCGCTACGTGGTGACCTGTAACGGCTACCCGATGCCGTTGCTGGCTACCGACAACCCCGACATCCACGTGGGTGGTGTGCGGTTCAAAGCGTGGCAGCCGCCCAGCGCGCTACACCCGACCATCACGGTCGACGGCCCGTTGCGGTTCGAGCTCATCGACATCGCCACCGCTACCTCGTGCGGCGGCTGTACCTACCATGTCGCCCATCCGGGCGGCCGCGCCTACGACGAGCCCCCGGTCAACGCTGTGGAGGCGGAGGCCCGCCGCGCCCGGCGCTTCGAGGCGACCGGCTTCACCCCGGGCAAGCTCGACCTGTCCGACATCCGGGAGAAACAGGCCAGGATATCCACCGATATCGGCGCGCCGGGCATCCTCGACCTACGACGCGTGCGTACCGTGCAACAGTAATGGCACCCTCAGCTTCTGCCGCTACCAACGGCTACGACGTCGACCGCCTGCTGGCCGGATACCGCACCGCGCGTGCCCAGGAAACACTGTTCGACCTGCGGGACGGCCCGGGAGCCGGCTATGACGAATTCGTCGACGACGACGGCAACGTGCGACCGACCTGGACCGAGCTCGCCGACGCGGTCGCCGAACGTGGCAAGGCGGGGCTGGACCGGCTGCGCTCGGTGGTGCACAGCCTGATCGACCACGACGGCATCACCTACACCGCAATCGATGCACACCGGGACGCGCTGACCGGCGACCATGATCTGGAACCGGGGCCGTGGCGCCTGGACCCGCTGCCGCTGGTGATTTCCGCGGCCGATTGGGAAGTGCTGGAGGCCGGCTTGGTGCAGCGATCGCGCTTGCTTGATGCCATCCTCGCGGACTTGTACGGGCCCCGCAGCATGCTCACCGAGGGTGTCCTGCCGCCAGAGATGCTGTTCGCTCATCCCGGCTACGTGCGTGCCGCTAACGGGATCCAGATGCCTGGGCGCCACCAACTTTTCATGCACGCCTGTGATCTCAGCCGGTTGCCCGACGGGACTTTTCAGGTCAACGCCGACTGGACGCAGGCGCCCTCGGGCTCCGGCTATGCGATGGCCGATCGACGTGTCGTCGCGCACGCCGTTCCCGATCTGTACGAGGAACTGGCGCCGCGACCCACCACACCGTTCGCCCAGGCGCTCCGGCTGGCACTGATTGACGCGGCACCCGATGTCGCCCAAGACCCCGTCGTGGTGGTGCTCAGCCCGGGCATCTATTCAGAAACCGCTTTCGACCAGGCGTATCTCGCAACGCTGCTGGGTTTCCCGCTAGTGGAAAGCGCGGACCTGGTGGTGCGCGACGGCAAGCTGTGGATGCGTTCGCTGGGCACGCTGAAACGCGTTGACGTCGTTCTTCGCCGCGTCGATGCCCACTACGCGGATCCACTGGATCTACGCGCCGATTCCAGGCTCGGTGTCGTCGGTTTGGTGGAAGCGCAGCACCGCGGAACAGTGACCGTCGTCAACACGCTGGGCAGCGGCATCCTGGAGAACCCAGGCCTGTTGCGCTTCCTGCCGCAGCTATCCGAGCGCCTGCTCGACGAAAGCCCGCTGCTGCACACCGCTCCGGTCTACTGGGGCGGCATCGCCAGCGAACGCTCACACCTACTGGCCAATGTCTCGTCGCTGCTGATCAAAAGCACTGTCAGCGGGGAAACTCTTGTCGGACCGACACTTTCGTCTGCACAACTGGCCGATCTGGCAGTGCGTATCGAGGCGATGCCGTGGCAGTGGGTGGGCCAGGAGCTGCCGCAGTTCTCGTCGGCGCCCACCAACCATGCCGGGGTGTTGTCGTCCGCCGGGGTAGGCATGCGACTGTTCACCGTTGCCCAGCGCAGTGGTTACGCGCCGATGATCGGCGGCCTCGGCTATGTACTGGCGCCCGGCCCTGCCGCATATACGCTGAAAACCGTTGCAGCAAAAGATATCTGGGTGCGCCCAACGGAGCGTGCGCATGCCGAGGTGATAACGGTGCCGGTGTTGGCGCCGCCGGCCAAAACCGGAGCGGGCACCTGGGCGGTCAGCTCTCCGCGCGTGCTGTCCGATCTGTTCTGGATGGGCCGCTACGGCGAGCGCGCGGAGAACATGGCCCGGCTGCTGATCGTCACCCGCGAGCGCTACCACGTTTTCCGGCACCAGCAGGACACCGATGAAAGCGAGTGCGTGCCGGTGCTGATGGCCGCGCTGGGCAAGATCACCGGATATGACACCGCAACTGGCGCCGGCAGCGCTTACGACCGGGCCGACATGATCGCGGTCGCCCCGTCGACACTGTGGTCTTTGACCGTGGATCCGGACCGGCCGGGTTCCCTTGTTCAGTCGGTGGAGGGGCTGGCACTTGCCGCCCAGGCGGTGCGCGACCAGCTGTCCAACGACACCTGGATGGTGCTGGCCAATGTGGAACGCGCGGTGGAGCACAAGTCCGACCCGCCGCAGTCGCTGGCAGAGGCGGACGCCGTGCTTGCGTCGGCTCAGGCGGAGACGC
Above is a window of Mycobacterium tuberculosis H37Rv DNA encoding:
- a CDS encoding glutamine ABC transporter permease, with the translated sequence MLFAALRDVQWRKRRLVIAIVSTGLVFAMTLVLTGLVNGFRVEAERTVDSMGVDAFVVKAGAAGPFLGSTPFAQIDLPQVARAPGVLAAAPLATAPSTIRQGTSARNVTAFGAPEHGPGMPRVSDGRAPSTPDEVAVSSTLGRNLGDDLQVGARTLRIVGIVPESTALAKIPNIFLTTEGLQQLAYNGQPTISSIGIDGMPRQLPDGYQTVNRADAVSDLMRPLKVAVDAITVVAVLLWIVAALIVGSVVYLSALERLRDFAVFKAIGVPTRSILAGLALQAVVVALLAAVVGGILSLLLAPLFPMTVVVPLSAFVALPAIATVIGLLASVAGLRRVVAIDPALAFGGP
- the glnQ gene encoding glutamine ABC transporter ATP-binding protein — translated: MGGLTISDLVVEYSSGGYAVRPIDGLSLDVAPGSLVILLGPSGCGKTTLLSCLGGILRPKSGSIKFDDVDITTLEGAALAKYRRDKVGIVFQAFNLVSSLTALENVMVPLRAAGVSRAAARKRAEDLLIRVNLGERMKHRPGDMSGGQQQRVAVARAIALDPQLILADEPTAHLDFIQVEEVLRLIRSLAQGDRVVVVATHDSRMLPLADRVLELMPAQVSPNQPPETVHVKAGEVLFEQSTMGDLIYVVSEGEFEIVRELADGGEELVKTAAPGDYFGEIGVLFHLPRSATVRARSDATAVGYTAQAFRERLGVTRVADLIEHRELASE
- a CDS encoding NTE family protein: MTTARRRPKRRGTDARTALRNVPILADIDDEQLERLATTVERRHVPANQWLFHAGEPADSIYIVDSGRFVAVAPEGHVFAEMASGDSIGDLGVIAGAARSAGVRALRDGVVWRIAAETFTDMLEATPLLQSAMLRAMARMLRQSRPAKTARRPRVIGVVSNGDTAAAPMVDAIATSLDSHGRTAVIAPPVETTSAVQEYDELVEAFSETLDRAERSNDWVLVVADRGAGDLWRHYVSAQSDRLVVLVDQRYPPDAVDSLATQRPVHLITCLAEPDPSWWDRLAPVSHHPANSDGFGALARRIAGRSLGLVMAGGGARGLAHFGVYQELTEAGVVIDRFGGTSSGAIASAAFALGMDAGDAIAAAREFIAGSDPLGDYTIPISALTRGGRVDRLVQGFFGNTLIEHLPRGFFSVSADMITGDQIIHRRGSVSGAVRASISIPGLIPPVHNGEQLLVDGGLLNNLPANVMCADTDGEVICVDLRRTFVPSKGFGLLPPIVTPPGLLRRLLTGTDNALPPLQETLLRAFDLAASTANLRELPRVAAIIEPDVSKIGVLNFKQIDAALEAGRMAARAALQAQPDLVR